The region GTTACAGTGCTAATGCCTGTAACCTAACACGTCACAGCAGCGGACGGTCGAAAGCTGCTGGTGATGAGTTTGGGGATATCTGCCATCGCTACGTTTTGCCGTTCACTCTATTCCCCAGCACTCCCTAACTACACAATTGCTGCAATGTCGGCGTAAAGGTGGGATAGGAAATCGCGGCGGCCTCAGCGCGGCGGATCAGGGTGGTTCCTTGGGCGTTAAGGGCTGCGATCGCCAAACTCATGGCAATGCGGTGATCGGTGTGACTATCCACCTCAGCCCCCTTCAAGGGAGTCCCCCCCATAATTTCCATGCCATCCGGGTGTTCTGTGACTTGGGCACCCATTGCGTTCAGGGCAGAGGCCATCACGGCAAGGCGATCGCTCTCCTTCACTCGTAGTTCTTCGGCGTCTTTAATCACGGTTGTGCCATTGGCAAAGGCCGCTGCTACGGCCAAAATTGGAATCTCGTCAATCAGGCGGGGAATAATGTCACCGCCAATAGTGCAAGCGCTTAGAGGGCTATGGCGCACCCGAATGTCAGCCACAGGTTCTCCGGCAACGACGCGCTCATTCTCCAAGGTGACATCCGCGTCCATCTGCTGCATCGCTTCTAGAATTCCGGTGCGCGTGGGATTCACCCCCACATTCTGGATCAGAAGGTTGGAACCCGGCACGATGGCGGCGGCCACCATCCAAAAGGCTGCAGAACTGATGTCGCCAGGTACAATCACCGCTTGTCCGGTTAGGGCGGCGGGCCCCACCACCGTGACGCTGTTTGTTTCGGGATCAAGGTTGATATGGGCTCCAAACGCCCTCAGCATCCGCTCGCTATGGTCACGGGAAAGTGCAGGTTCCGTCACCGTGGTTTCACCCTCAGTCATCAGTCCTGCCAGCAGAAGGCAGGATTTAACTTGAGCTGAGGCAATAGGGGAATGGTAGTGAATCGGCTTGAGCGCTTGTCCTTGCACCGCTAAGGGGGCGTATCCCCCTTGACGATGCCAGATCTGTGCACCCATTTGCTGAAGGGGAGTGATCACACGAGACATGGGGCGCGATCGCAGGGACGCATCGCCTGTCACGGTGAAAAAGCGCTGGGGATGGGAGGCTAAAATGCCCAGCATCAATCGCATCGTGGTGCCAGAGTTGCCTGCATCCAGGACATCAATTGGCTCTTGTAGTTGCCCTAGCCCAATCCCTTGAATGCGCACTAAGTCAGTATTGAGATCTGAAATCGTGGCTCCCATTGCCCGGAAACAGTTAGCCGTACTCCGGGGGTCTTCACCCAATAAAAGCCCCTGAACCGTCGTTTCCCCTTGAGCTAACGCACCAAGCATGAGGGCACGGTGGGAAATGGATTTATCACCTGGAATCGTAATCTCACCGTTTAGAGAAAACCCGCCTGCCGGGGGAGCAATTGTCAGGGTGTGATGAACGTTTGAAGAATCAAGAACAATGGATGCAGAAGCCATGAAACTCGCCCTTTTAGGGAACAGTATTGAGAGAGCAGCGTTTGTGATCCTATCGTTTTTCCGATGTATTCTGTCTAATTTTCTACGGAATTCCCTAGACTCTGTGTAGTCAAACGCTTCCAGAACACGGTATAACTCAACATTGGGTGTCTATTGTGCTTAGTGGCGATCGCCCCACTCTGCAGCCTCTGCTCCGCTCCTCCCACCGCCCCACACCTATGCTGACCCACCATCGTAAACCCATTTGCCTATCGTTGGTTGCCCTTGATTTACCCGTTTGGTCTGTGGTCGAAACGGCAGCTACCGTCTACGAAAAGACGCCAAATCAATTTCATGTGCTGCTAACGGAACCAATCATGCAGGGCGATCGCGCCTTCAGTCATCCTTTGACTCAGCCTTTCCAGACTGATGAAACCTCTTTCCGACCTCACTCTCCCCGCCTACTCTGGCTCGAAATTTCACCCTACCGCGTGATTATGACTATGCAGGGAAACGGCATTTCGAGTTACCGCCATTACTGGGAGCAGGGCGTTTACGGCATCAGTCGCTACTGGCTTCAAGATCCAGATCTGCCTCAGAATGGGCAGCTACGTCTCCGCAACTATACGCGTAGTCTGCTCCTCTTCAACAATCCTACTCCTCAGCATCTCCGGATCGAGTACGAACTTTGGGCCGAGAACTTGCAGATGGGTCGCTACGTTCTCGATTTAGAGATTCAGCATTAAGGCTACCTAACGGTTTGTATTTGGAGTTTCAAGCTCAGCAAAATGGCCCAAGGATAGATTTGAGTCCTCAGGCTTAAACCGATCCTGAATATCTACAGGGCTGAACGTTAAAGTAGTCCTACCAAGTGTAATGGCCCTCGACCACTAATCAGCTCAATGAGCAGCGCAATAAAGCCCACCATGGCTAATCGTCCATTCCAAACTTCTGCCGCCGTTGTTAAGCCCCATTCCCAACGTTCTTGAGGATAGAGTTTGACCTTTTGGGGGCGAGGTACTTGGGACAACTCAACGCTCGGTGCTTCGAGCGCCTTAGTAACGATGTTGGCTAGATCATCAATGAAGAGGGGATGGGTATTCAGGGCAGGCACTCGCTGGAAGTGTTCAATGCCCGCTTCCTCCGCAACTTCACGATACTCAATATCAATTTCTTGCAGGGTTTCAATATGCTCTGACACAAAGCTGATGGGCACAACCACCATATCTTTAATGCCTTGGTCGGCCAGTTCTTGAATCGCGTCTTCCGTGTAGGGACGGAGCCACTCCACAGGGCCAACCCGACTCTGATAGGCGAGCGAATAGGCATTCGGACGATTTAGAGTCTGCATGATCAGGCGCGTGCAAGCTTCAATCTCTTGCTGATAGGGATCGCCTGCTTCTTCGACGTAGCTTATGGGTACCCCATGCGCACTAAAGAACACATGGACATCGTTCGGATTCGGGAATTGATCGAGTTCCTTCGCGATCAAATCAGCCATAGCTTTTAGATATCCAGGGCTGTCGTACCACGATGCCACAACGGTATGACGAATATTGTGCAGAGTAGCATCCTCGTTCCAGAGCTTTTCGAGCAGCCGGAAGCTGGAACCACTAGTGCTAATGGAGTATTGGGGATAAAGGGGCAGAATGACAAGTTCTTCAATGTGATCGCGCTTAATGCGGGCGATCGCCTCTTCCGTAAACGGATACCAGTAGCGCATGCCAATATAAACGCTAGCATCGTATCCCTTGTTGCGAAGCGTGGCTTGTAATTCCTGCGCTTGCTCCTCTGTGATGCGACGAAGGGGGGAGCCACCACCGATCTCTTTATAGTTCTCTTGAGATTTTTTCTCACGAGAAGTGGAGATCATCCAGGCAAGCGGCTTTTGCAACCAACTAAACGGCAATCGAATGATCTCTGGGTCGGAGAACAGATTAAACAAGAATGGACGCACGTCCTCCAGTTGTTCTGGTCCGCCCAAATTGAGCAGTAAGACTCCGACTCGACCCATAGGTTTGCCCTTCTTCTTGTTCTTTAATATTCTTTACCTATTGTAATGGTAAAGGCGTGTAAACAAAGTCTACCGCTAGCCTTAATATTTGTTTTCCCGCAGACCTCTATTAAACGCTGAGGGATAGCATCGTTGCAAGTCTTCAAATAAACTCTGAACCCTTCAATGCCAAAGTCCGATCCATTCAGTACCGTTGCCCCTATTGACGATCGCATTGCAGAGACAAATCGTCGCCTTAAGATCGCCCAACTCGGTATTCAAATTGAGCGGCGTGGCAAAAAACTGAGCTTGCGCGGTACGTTTCCCCCTCGTCCCGGTACGCATCGGCTCAAACCCCATCAGCAGCGTCTCAGTCTCAACTTGCCTGCGACTCCTACGGGCTTAAAGCAGGCGGAACAAGAAGCGAAGATTGTGGCGGCTAAGCTGATTCAAAACGCTTTCAGTTGGCGGGACTATTTACCGTTAATGGATGGTAAACGTCTCTCCCAGCTGGAGTTTTCAGAAAAACTAGCTGCGTTTCGAACCGCTTTCTTAGAGGGCGAGTTTGCGTCTGGGGTCTCCAAGAAGGCGTCTACCAAAGCCAACTGGGAAACGGCCTACGCTCCTTACCTTCGCAAACTGGAAGCGATGGTCAGTGCCACGCCCCATCTCACGCTGTCGGAGGCCATTTACAAAACCGTTGAATCGATTCCGGGTCATACGCGAAGTCGGCAGATCTGCTGCACAGCGCTGGGCGCATTTGCAGATTATGTGAACGTCGATCTACCTCGCGATTTGAAACAGTATTGGGGAACCTACACGGCTACCAAGACCCAGGCACGCCATCTCCCATCCGATGAAGAGATTGTTACCATTTTTAACACTATTCCCAATCCGACTTGGCAGTTTGTCTACGGTATCATGGCGACCTATGGCTTGCGCAATCATGAAGTATTCTTTTGCGACTATACCAACCTGCTGAGCGGTGATCCTGAAGCGACGGTTGCAGTCTTGGAAACGACCAAAACCGGGTATCACGAAGTGTGGCCGTTTCATCCAGACTGGGTAGACCAGTTCAACCTCCGCACGATCAAGTTACCTGCCATCACTACAGACCTAGCCAAAACCACGCTGCAACGCATTGGTCAGATGGTGAGTGTCCAGTTTCGGAGATACAAGATTCCGTTTTCACCCTACGATCTCCGCCATGCCTGGGCTGTACGAACGATTCATACGGGTCTGCCGGATACGGTGGCAGC is a window of Synechococcales cyanobacterium T60_A2020_003 DNA encoding:
- the aroA gene encoding 3-phosphoshikimate 1-carboxyvinyltransferase, which codes for MASASIVLDSSNVHHTLTIAPPAGGFSLNGEITIPGDKSISHRALMLGALAQGETTVQGLLLGEDPRSTANCFRAMGATISDLNTDLVRIQGIGLGQLQEPIDVLDAGNSGTTMRLMLGILASHPQRFFTVTGDASLRSRPMSRVITPLQQMGAQIWHRQGGYAPLAVQGQALKPIHYHSPIASAQVKSCLLLAGLMTEGETTVTEPALSRDHSERMLRAFGAHINLDPETNSVTVVGPAALTGQAVIVPGDISSAAFWMVAAAIVPGSNLLIQNVGVNPTRTGILEAMQQMDADVTLENERVVAGEPVADIRVRHSPLSACTIGGDIIPRLIDEIPILAVAAAFANGTTVIKDAEELRVKESDRLAVMASALNAMGAQVTEHPDGMEIMGGTPLKGAEVDSHTDHRIAMSLAIAALNAQGTTLIRRAEAAAISYPTFTPTLQQLCS
- a CDS encoding ferrochelatase → MGRVGVLLLNLGGPEQLEDVRPFLFNLFSDPEIIRLPFSWLQKPLAWMISTSREKKSQENYKEIGGGSPLRRITEEQAQELQATLRNKGYDASVYIGMRYWYPFTEEAIARIKRDHIEELVILPLYPQYSISTSGSSFRLLEKLWNEDATLHNIRHTVVASWYDSPGYLKAMADLIAKELDQFPNPNDVHVFFSAHGVPISYVEEAGDPYQQEIEACTRLIMQTLNRPNAYSLAYQSRVGPVEWLRPYTEDAIQELADQGIKDMVVVPISFVSEHIETLQEIDIEYREVAEEAGIEHFQRVPALNTHPLFIDDLANIVTKALEAPSVELSQVPRPQKVKLYPQERWEWGLTTAAEVWNGRLAMVGFIALLIELISGRGPLHLVGLL
- a CDS encoding site-specific integrase, which codes for MPKSDPFSTVAPIDDRIAETNRRLKIAQLGIQIERRGKKLSLRGTFPPRPGTHRLKPHQQRLSLNLPATPTGLKQAEQEAKIVAAKLIQNAFSWRDYLPLMDGKRLSQLEFSEKLAAFRTAFLEGEFASGVSKKASTKANWETAYAPYLRKLEAMVSATPHLTLSEAIYKTVESIPGHTRSRQICCTALGAFADYVNVDLPRDLKQYWGTYTATKTQARHLPSDEEIVTIFNTIPNPTWQFVYGIMATYGLRNHEVFFCDYTNLLSGDPEATVAVLETTKTGYHEVWPFHPDWVDQFNLRTIKLPAITTDLAKTTLQRIGQMVSVQFRRYKIPFSPYDLRHAWAVRTIHTGLPDTVAAQMMGHSVAIHTRTYHRWLTRRDQQQAVNRALQERTPNAKF